Proteins encoded within one genomic window of Panacibacter microcysteis:
- the ccoS gene encoding cbb3-type cytochrome oxidase assembly protein CcoS: MSVIILLLIASITVAGLFLIAFLWNIKKGQYDDEESPPVRILFDDAPVSQNQNKTID, translated from the coding sequence ATGAGTGTTATAATCCTTTTGTTGATAGCAAGTATTACTGTAGCCGGCCTTTTTCTTATTGCATTTTTATGGAACATCAAAAAGGGGCAGTACGATGATGAAGAAAGCCCACCTGTAAGAATTCTTTTCGACGATGCACCCGTTTCTCAAAACCAAAATAAAACCATTGATTAA
- a CDS encoding heavy metal translocating P-type ATPase encodes MDQQTIQQQTACFHCGEQCDKEPVIAHGKSFCCEGCKMVYEILNDSGLCDYYTISKNPGASRRVAVRKDKFGFLNDEKIMQSLISFRDATQTHVTLYLPQMHCSSCLWLLENLHRLQPAILSSKVNFTRKEATVVFDHRRVTLKDVADLLTSIGYEPYISFNDMKKTKPVINKSKIYKLGVAGFCFANIMLLSFPEYLGINAAEENLVQTFRWLNVLLSLPVFFFSASEFYTSAWKSLKHKFLNIDAPIVLAVWVTFGRSLYEVISGTGSGYFDSMTGIVFFMLIGRILQDKTYEQLSFERDYTSYFPVAVTKIFNGKESTVSLPDIKLNDTLLIHHEELIPADGILTRGRAYIDYSFVTGESMPVRKEMGEIVYAGGKQTGSNIEILVIKEVAQSYLTKLWNREEFQKDKAGTQLSFVHLLSRYFTWIVFAVASVSALYWSVIDPVKIWPSVTAVLIIACPCALLLSNTFTNGNILRILGRNKFYLRNAQIIEEIGKIDQVVFDKTGTLTTGAGSDIIFIGEPLSLKQKKMVAALASQSTHPASKAIAVLLGGGSKCKIEDFSEIPGYGVEALVDGTAVVIGSQRLVSGKTQQDEKTSVYVAIDHKVSGRFVFKNHYRNNIGELIDSLKDHYGLAVLSGDNDSEAATLANMFGEHAQLYFQQKPEDKLQRIKQLQQQGKKVMMLGDGLNDAGALKQADVGIAVSDASNNFTPASDAIVDAAALPKLQQFIKLCIINKRIVLSSFIVSILYNIVGIFFAVQGTLSPMIAAILMPASSLSILLITFGSSSFVAWKMKLLK; translated from the coding sequence ATGGATCAACAAACAATACAACAACAAACGGCTTGTTTTCACTGCGGCGAGCAGTGTGATAAGGAACCGGTTATAGCACACGGTAAATCGTTCTGTTGCGAAGGTTGCAAAATGGTTTACGAGATTTTGAACGACAGCGGCCTGTGCGATTACTACACCATCAGCAAAAACCCCGGCGCCAGCCGCAGGGTGGCCGTTAGAAAAGATAAGTTTGGTTTTTTGAATGATGAAAAGATCATGCAGTCGCTGATCTCTTTCCGCGATGCCACGCAAACGCATGTTACGCTGTACCTGCCGCAAATGCACTGCAGCAGTTGCCTGTGGCTGCTCGAAAACCTGCACCGGCTGCAGCCTGCCATACTCAGCAGTAAGGTAAACTTTACAAGAAAAGAGGCAACTGTTGTATTTGATCATCGTAGAGTGACACTGAAAGATGTGGCAGACTTGCTTACGAGTATAGGTTATGAGCCTTATATCAGCTTTAATGATATGAAGAAGACAAAGCCTGTCATCAACAAATCGAAAATTTACAAGCTGGGCGTTGCCGGTTTTTGTTTTGCCAACATCATGCTGTTGAGTTTTCCTGAATACCTGGGCATAAATGCGGCCGAGGAAAATCTTGTGCAGACTTTCCGCTGGCTCAACGTATTATTAAGTTTACCTGTATTCTTTTTCAGCGCGTCAGAATTTTATACCAGTGCATGGAAAAGTTTAAAGCATAAATTTCTAAACATAGATGCGCCGATTGTACTGGCGGTATGGGTCACTTTCGGCAGAAGTTTGTACGAGGTTATTTCGGGCACGGGCAGCGGCTATTTCGACAGTATGACGGGTATTGTTTTCTTTATGCTTATTGGCCGCATACTGCAGGATAAAACCTACGAGCAGCTTAGCTTTGAAAGAGATTATACATCTTACTTTCCTGTCGCTGTTACAAAGATCTTCAACGGCAAGGAATCAACGGTGTCTTTGCCGGATATAAAACTCAATGATACGCTGCTTATACATCATGAAGAGCTGATACCTGCAGATGGTATTTTAACACGCGGCCGTGCATACATCGATTACAGTTTTGTAACAGGCGAGAGTATGCCGGTACGCAAAGAAATGGGAGAGATCGTATATGCAGGTGGTAAGCAAACGGGAAGTAACATAGAAATATTGGTAATAAAAGAAGTGGCACAAAGCTATCTTACCAAACTATGGAACCGGGAAGAATTTCAAAAAGATAAAGCCGGTACGCAGCTTTCTTTTGTACACCTGCTCAGCAGGTATTTCACCTGGATTGTTTTTGCAGTCGCCTCTGTTAGCGCGTTATACTGGTCGGTTATCGACCCGGTTAAAATATGGCCTTCTGTAACCGCTGTATTGATTATTGCCTGCCCATGCGCGTTGCTGCTGAGCAACACATTTACCAACGGTAACATACTGCGTATTTTGGGCCGAAATAAATTTTACCTGCGCAATGCACAGATCATTGAAGAGATAGGTAAAATAGACCAGGTTGTATTCGATAAAACCGGTACCCTGACCACGGGTGCAGGTTCAGATATTATTTTTATTGGAGAACCACTTTCTCTAAAACAGAAAAAAATGGTGGCGGCACTTGCATCGCAGTCCACACATCCTGCAAGTAAAGCTATTGCTGTATTGCTGGGCGGCGGAAGTAAATGTAAGATTGAAGACTTCTCAGAAATTCCGGGTTATGGTGTGGAGGCTTTGGTTGACGGCACAGCAGTTGTTATCGGTTCTCAAAGACTGGTTAGCGGTAAAACGCAGCAGGATGAAAAGACATCGGTATATGTGGCAATCGATCATAAAGTGTCGGGCCGTTTTGTTTTTAAAAATCATTACAGGAATAATATTGGCGAGTTGATCGATAGCCTGAAAGATCATTACGGGCTGGCTGTACTAAGCGGTGATAACGACAGCGAAGCAGCTACGCTTGCAAATATGTTTGGTGAACATGCACAGCTTTACTTTCAGCAAAAGCCGGAAGATAAATTACAGCGGATAAAACAACTACAGCAACAGGGTAAAAAAGTAATGATGCTGGGTGATGGTTTGAACGACGCCGGTGCATTGAAGCAGGCAGATGTTGGTATTGCTGTAAGTGATGCAAGTAACAATTTTACACCTGCAAGTGATGCAATTGTTGATGCCGCTGCATTACCGAAGCTGCAACAGTTTATAAAGTTGTGCATCATCAACAAAAGAATTGTGCTGTCCAGTTTTATTGTCTCAATATTATATAATATAGTTGGTATCTTTTTCGCAGTGCAGGGCACACTATCCCCAATGATTGCCGCTATTCTTATGCCTGCAAGCAGTCTTAGTATATTGCTGATAACGTTCGGTTCCAGTTCTTTCGTGGCGTGGAAAATGAAGCTGCTCAAATAA
- the hemN gene encoding oxygen-independent coproporphyrinogen III oxidase → MTTVMLFGKTHVYFRKMKSVAVLPALIEKYNKPLPRYTSYPTVPYWEETIDAAKWAGTFSNNFIRDNNDGISIYIHLPFCESLCTYCGCNKKITTNHKVEETYIPALEKEWSLYKTLMHEKPCIREIHLGGGTPTFFSPANLERIITTITAGNTIHEQHEFSIEGHPNNTTKEHLEVLYRLGFRRVSFGVQDNDPLVQHVINRVQPFENVQRAITTARHIGYTSVNFDLIYGLPKQTTESITRTIQQVIELKPDRIAFYSYAHVPWTSRAQRLFDEDDLPGAAEKMALYLTGKQLLTEAGYYDIGMDHFSLPHDDLYKARIKGKLHRNFMGYTTQSTNMLVGLGVSAISDAGTAFAQNEKKLDLYYLALEENRLPVRKGYFLNEEDLDFKQNIRDLSCHGRTSFKAAQYALLQEYSMPALEEFEHDGLLTYDADACTLTQQGHYFIRNICSAFDLHLQRSRHTSQQMFSKAI, encoded by the coding sequence ATGACGACCGTCATGTTGTTTGGAAAAACACATGTATATTTTCGTAAGATGAAAAGTGTTGCTGTTTTACCGGCGCTTATTGAGAAATACAACAAACCATTGCCCAGGTACACAAGCTACCCTACAGTGCCTTACTGGGAGGAAACGATAGATGCAGCGAAATGGGCAGGCACATTCTCAAACAATTTTATACGCGATAACAATGATGGTATAAGTATTTACATTCACCTGCCTTTTTGCGAAAGTCTTTGCACCTACTGTGGCTGCAACAAGAAAATAACCACCAACCACAAAGTAGAAGAAACGTATATACCTGCCCTGGAAAAAGAATGGAGCCTTTACAAAACCCTGATGCATGAAAAACCTTGCATAAGGGAAATTCATCTTGGTGGCGGTACGCCTACTTTTTTTTCACCGGCAAATCTTGAGCGCATTATTACCACAATAACGGCAGGCAATACCATACACGAACAACATGAATTTAGTATAGAAGGGCACCCCAATAACACCACCAAAGAACACCTGGAAGTCTTGTACAGGCTGGGTTTCAGAAGGGTTAGCTTTGGTGTGCAGGATAACGACCCGCTGGTGCAGCACGTAATAAACAGGGTGCAGCCTTTTGAAAATGTGCAACGTGCCATTACAACAGCAAGGCACATTGGTTATACTTCTGTAAACTTCGATCTTATTTATGGCTTACCGAAGCAAACCACTGAGAGTATTACACGCACCATACAACAGGTAATTGAATTAAAGCCTGACCGCATAGCATTTTACAGCTACGCGCATGTGCCTTGGACCAGCCGCGCACAACGCCTGTTTGACGAAGATGACCTGCCCGGCGCTGCCGAAAAAATGGCGTTATACCTTACCGGTAAACAGTTACTGACAGAGGCTGGTTATTATGATATTGGCATGGATCATTTTTCGCTGCCACACGATGATTTGTACAAAGCACGCATAAAAGGCAAGCTGCACCGCAACTTTATGGGCTATACCACGCAAAGCACCAACATGCTTGTTGGCCTGGGTGTATCTGCCATTAGTGACGCAGGAACAGCTTTTGCACAAAATGAAAAAAAGCTCGACCTCTATTACCTTGCCCTGGAAGAAAACAGGCTGCCGGTAAGAAAAGGATATTTTTTAAACGAAGAAGACCTCGACTTCAAACAAAACATCAGGGATCTCAGTTGCCATGGCCGTACCAGCTTTAAAGCGGCGCAATATGCGCTGCTGCAGGAATACAGCATGCCTGCGCTGGAAGAGTTTGAGCATGACGGGTTGCTTACTTATGACGCTGATGCCTGCACATTAACACAGCAAGGGCATTATTTTATAAGGAATATTTGCAGCGCTTTCGATCTTCACCTGCAACGCAGCCGGCATACCAGCCAACAGATGTTTAGCAAGGCTATATGA
- a CDS encoding response regulator: protein MKKILIIEDNPEVRENTAEIVELSNYQVVTAENGKVGVEIALKEKPDLIVCDIMMPVLDGYGVLHLLSKHKETAAIPFIFLTAKSEKADLRKGMEMGADDYITKPFDGIELLNAIEARLKKANLLQEKYEGPKAMHDFLADVEKSGKVQLVSDEREVNNYSKKHILYKEGQRPRAVYHILSGKVKTARCNEDGKELITGIYSNGDFFGYTPVLENSTYKEEAQILEDAQLMLIPREDFLQLVSNDIHIAQTFIKIITRNIAEKEESLLNLAYNSLRKKVAFGLIQLYDKYRRENEHPVLNISRENMAQSVGIATESLIRTLGDFKDERLIDIQSGKVIVLDEKKLRNLPY from the coding sequence ATGAAAAAAATATTGATAATAGAAGATAACCCCGAAGTAAGAGAGAATACTGCGGAAATAGTGGAGCTTTCTAATTACCAGGTTGTAACTGCAGAAAATGGTAAAGTTGGTGTGGAGATAGCACTGAAAGAAAAACCAGATCTCATTGTTTGTGATATCATGATGCCTGTACTTGATGGCTATGGCGTGCTGCACTTATTGAGCAAACACAAAGAAACTGCTGCCATACCTTTTATATTCCTGACTGCTAAATCGGAAAAGGCAGACCTGCGGAAGGGTATGGAGATGGGTGCAGATGATTACATCACCAAACCTTTTGATGGCATAGAATTGCTTAATGCCATTGAAGCGCGGCTAAAAAAAGCAAACCTGCTGCAGGAAAAATATGAGGGTCCTAAGGCTATGCACGATTTCCTGGCGGATGTTGAAAAAAGTGGCAAAGTGCAGCTCGTATCAGACGAGCGGGAAGTAAACAATTACAGCAAAAAACATATTCTTTATAAAGAAGGCCAAAGGCCAAGGGCAGTGTACCACATATTGTCTGGTAAAGTAAAAACGGCCCGCTGCAATGAAGATGGTAAAGAGCTGATAACCGGCATTTACAGCAATGGCGATTTTTTTGGTTATACACCCGTGCTGGAGAACAGCACATATAAAGAAGAGGCGCAGATACTGGAAGACGCACAACTGATGCTTATACCGAGGGAAGATTTCTTACAACTTGTATCAAACGATATTCATATTGCCCAGACCTTTATAAAGATCATTACCAGGAATATTGCAGAGAAAGAAGAAAGTCTTTTAAACCTTGCTTATAATTCTTTACGTAAGAAAGTAGCCTTTGGTCTTATACAGTTGTATGATAAATACCGCCGGGAAAACGAGCACCCGGTACTGAATATTTCCCGTGAGAATATGGCGCAGTCTGTAGGTATTGCCACAGAATCATTAATCAGAACCCTGGGCGATTTTAAAGACGAGCGGCTGATAGATATACAGAGCGGCAAAGTAATTGTGCTTGATGAAAAGAAACTTCGTAACCTGCCTTATTAA
- a CDS encoding PAS domain-containing sensor histidine kinase, whose translation MKDIPAISKDNSEQLEALFNFATIGIIVTNDKGAIINFNRFAQTQFGYTKEELLGKTVEILLPQSVHHAHVKYRHEYYTHPEPRAMGHGRDLYARNKNGETFPVEVSLSHYTINRETFVIAFVIDITVRKKHEAVVLDQKKELERVAMEIRKMNSELEQKVQDRTKMLREALVDLEKSKEELNEAYENEKELGELKSRFVTMASHEFRTPLSTILSSAYLLEKYNETTGDEKITKHLQRIRNAVGGMKNILEDFLSLGKLEEGKVQVHMETVSGAAVMEAIRGVVQELEGLLKPSQQIVVRGNIPGNILIDTHLLKNVLVNLASNAIKFTPGNALVEIEAGIVNEQFFTSIKDNGIGISEEDQEHLFERFFRARNASNIQGTGLGLHIVMKYLELMKGNITLQSKLEQGSIFTIYIPQNDQPLTT comes from the coding sequence ATGAAGGATATCCCCGCTATATCAAAAGACAACAGTGAGCAGTTGGAAGCCTTGTTCAATTTTGCTACAATAGGGATTATTGTAACAAATGATAAGGGGGCAATCATCAACTTCAACAGGTTTGCCCAAACACAGTTTGGTTATACAAAAGAAGAACTGCTGGGCAAAACAGTAGAAATCCTGTTGCCGCAATCAGTACATCATGCACATGTGAAATACAGGCATGAATACTACACTCACCCTGAGCCACGTGCAATGGGCCATGGTCGTGATCTTTATGCAAGGAATAAAAATGGCGAGACGTTCCCGGTAGAAGTAAGTCTTAGTCACTATACCATTAACAGGGAAACCTTTGTAATAGCATTTGTAATTGATATTACTGTGCGAAAGAAACATGAGGCTGTAGTGCTTGACCAGAAGAAAGAACTGGAAAGGGTAGCGATGGAGATCAGGAAAATGAACAGTGAGCTTGAACAGAAAGTACAGGACCGTACCAAAATGCTTCGTGAGGCTTTGGTAGACCTTGAGAAATCAAAGGAAGAACTAAATGAGGCGTACGAGAATGAGAAAGAGCTTGGCGAGCTGAAGTCACGGTTTGTAACAATGGCTTCTCATGAATTCAGAACGCCGCTAAGTACGATACTTTCTTCTGCTTACCTGCTGGAGAAATACAACGAAACAACGGGCGATGAAAAAATTACCAAGCACCTGCAGCGTATACGCAATGCAGTAGGAGGAATGAAAAATATACTGGAAGACTTTCTCTCGCTTGGCAAACTGGAAGAAGGCAAAGTGCAGGTGCACATGGAAACGGTGAGCGGTGCAGCGGTGATGGAAGCCATAAGAGGAGTGGTGCAGGAACTGGAAGGATTGCTAAAACCATCTCAGCAAATTGTAGTACGGGGCAATATTCCCGGGAACATCCTGATAGACACACACCTTCTGAAAAATGTACTGGTAAATCTTGCCTCTAATGCCATTAAGTTTACACCCGGCAATGCATTGGTGGAGATTGAAGCAGGTATTGTAAACGAACAATTTTTTACCAGCATAAAAGATAATGGTATTGGTATTTCTGAAGAAGACCAGGAGCATTTGTTTGAAAGATTTTTCCGTGCCAGGAATGCATCTAACATACAGGGAACAGGCCTTGGCCTGCACATTGTAATGAAATACCTGGAGCTGATGAAAGGCAATATAACCCTCCAAAGTAAACTGGAGCAAGGTTCCATATTTACCATCTATATACCCCAAAACGATCAACCGCTTACAACATGA
- a CDS encoding Gfo/Idh/MocA family protein, with translation MKKILHTMLVCVLLATGKFTASAQLLKVGVAGLNHDHAYGLMSQYQRGEVILLGIAEPDKALVARYKERYKLPDSIFYTSVKEMLDHIKPDAVLAYNATIDHLPVVEVCAPKGISVMVEKPLATTVEDAMKMHALAKQYNIQVLTNYETTWYSSNQQAYTLTNKENKIGNIRKMIVHDGHQGPKEIGCSKYFLDWLTDPVKNGGGALTDFGCYGANLMTWLMNGKAPLAVTAITKQIKPSVYPKVDDDATILLEYADATGIVEPSWNWPYGIKDMEVFGEKGYLHALNSNTLEARDTGAYYKTDVPAYLYKDNLQYLADVLHGNIKPANDLSSLENNLIVVRILEAARESAKTGKKIKL, from the coding sequence ATGAAAAAGATTTTACATACGATGCTTGTTTGTGTACTGCTTGCCACCGGGAAATTTACTGCATCTGCGCAGTTACTGAAAGTGGGTGTTGCAGGCCTTAACCATGATCACGCTTATGGCTTGATGAGCCAATACCAGCGCGGCGAAGTAATACTACTCGGTATTGCAGAACCGGATAAAGCGTTGGTTGCACGGTACAAAGAGCGCTATAAACTACCTGATTCTATTTTCTACACTTCCGTAAAAGAAATGCTCGATCATATAAAGCCAGATGCTGTGCTTGCTTATAATGCAACGATCGATCATCTGCCTGTTGTGGAAGTTTGCGCACCAAAAGGTATTTCCGTAATGGTAGAAAAACCACTGGCAACAACCGTTGAAGATGCTATGAAGATGCATGCACTTGCCAAACAATACAACATACAGGTATTAACCAATTATGAAACAACCTGGTATTCTTCAAACCAGCAGGCGTATACACTGACCAATAAAGAAAACAAGATCGGTAACATCAGGAAAATGATTGTACACGATGGCCACCAGGGGCCCAAAGAAATTGGCTGCAGCAAATATTTCCTTGACTGGCTTACGGACCCTGTTAAAAATGGCGGAGGTGCACTTACAGATTTCGGCTGCTATGGCGCCAATCTGATGACCTGGCTGATGAACGGCAAAGCGCCGCTGGCGGTTACCGCTATCACAAAGCAAATAAAGCCTTCGGTTTATCCAAAAGTAGATGATGATGCAACCATACTGCTTGAATACGCAGATGCAACCGGCATCGTAGAACCCTCCTGGAACTGGCCATACGGTATAAAAGACATGGAAGTATTTGGAGAGAAAGGTTACCTCCATGCTTTAAACAGCAACACGCTTGAAGCGAGAGATACCGGCGCTTATTATAAAACCGATGTGCCTGCTTATCTATACAAAGACAACCTGCAATACCTTGCCGATGTGTTACATGGCAACATAAAACCCGCAAACGATCTATCTTCCCTGGAAAACAATCTAATCGTGGTAAGAATTCTAGAGGCTGCCCGAGAGTCTGCAAAAACAGGTAAGAAAATTAAATTGTAA
- a CDS encoding ferritin-like domain-containing protein, which produces MSTTIKWINHFSANALRQRIDWNLKPAINNKEMREILPSLQAWQLGETSDGRHLIFAATKYAWRISDPAYIEAVKLFIKEEQKHGNNLGRYLDLIQQPRIQKNWGDTLFRKIRYFNTNMELWTLTVITVESTAQVFYQCLKDATGCRLLKQICTDILIDEAYHIDFQLERLYILFSNKSFVQRLIVEKMYFMFFYTTILVVWCAHKKLFMAGGVTFSKYLRKMIFKYRKTISRITAVQRGMKEKFNKAYGVSS; this is translated from the coding sequence ATGTCTACAACCATCAAATGGATCAACCACTTTTCTGCAAATGCACTGCGGCAACGCATTGACTGGAATCTTAAGCCAGCCATAAACAACAAAGAAATGCGGGAAATCCTGCCATCATTACAAGCCTGGCAACTGGGAGAAACTTCTGACGGCAGGCATTTAATATTTGCCGCTACAAAATACGCCTGGCGCATCAGCGATCCTGCATACATTGAAGCAGTAAAACTCTTTATAAAAGAAGAACAGAAACATGGCAACAATCTCGGCCGCTATCTCGACTTAATTCAACAACCCCGAATACAAAAAAACTGGGGAGACACACTGTTCAGAAAGATCAGGTATTTTAATACCAACATGGAATTGTGGACCCTTACCGTGATTACAGTAGAAAGTACTGCACAGGTATTTTACCAGTGTTTGAAAGATGCAACAGGCTGCCGGTTACTCAAACAAATCTGTACAGATATATTGATTGACGAAGCATACCATATAGACTTTCAGCTGGAAAGATTGTATATACTTTTCAGCAATAAATCTTTTGTACAGCGGTTGATAGTGGAAAAAATGTATTTTATGTTTTTTTACACCACAATACTGGTGGTATGGTGTGCCCACAAAAAATTGTTTATGGCAGGTGGCGTAACTTTTAGTAAGTATCTGCGAAAGATGATCTTTAAATACAGGAAAACGATCAGCAGAATAACTGCCGTACAACGCGGCATGAAAGAGAAGTTTAATAAAGCATATGGTGTTAGCTCCTGA
- a CDS encoding DNA translocase FtsK has translation MANKLKKKTPPPAPDPAKLKEDKEAKVTVTEVVKDERTTKIAGAVSLLVAIFLFIAFTSYIFTWKEDQDMARLGVGIFTADDVKVTNLLGALGAYISHTFIANGFGLASYLFCTFFFVLGVNLLFGKKVYSLARNLRYLILGLLVISVALAFPTKGAEFSWGGATGEMMSDWLVKVTGKVGTTLILALAVLSYVIWRFNPVFKMPQRKPRTMKAAPPPPAETDEAEAEEMLPVYPFAKGDPGVLETGDAVEDNNNKLKNGGKNISVIMPKQQAVNEDPMIAFEVNEKEIAEDAGLVTAIPPKEINDLYAAGLMKEPLADEEEPATGEPVAEPVTVKTPRKNATPQDMELEIKQTVDDEIVDTEAEADMEDNDDAFDSEAVDDAGKANEEDEKVYPFTNFKIPDGDYEPTLELRDYKFPALDLLEAHGSEKIVHDPAELEANKNQIIATLKNYDIAIQRIAATVGPTVTLYEIVPAPGVRISRIKNLEDDIALSLAALGIRIIAPIPGKGTIGIEVPNVRKTVVSMKTLLASDKFQHNSFALPIAIGKKIDNENFIVDLASMPHLLMAGATGQGKSVGINALLVSLLYKKHPSQLKFVLVDPKKVELSIYRVIEKHFLAKLPGEEESIITDTKKVVYTLNALCIEMDNRYDLLKEAGCRNIKEYNEKFVKRKLNPQKGHQFLPFIVLVVDEFADLIMTAGKEVEMPIARLAQLARAVGIHLIIATQRPSVNIITGTIKANFPARIAFKVSSKIDSRTILDAGGAEQLIGKGDMLVSYNGEITRLQCAFVDTPEVDRVVDFIGDQRGYPQAFLLPEYVDEKEMEGKDFDVADRDPLFEDAARLIVQNQMGSTSLIQRRMKLGYNRAGRLMDQLEAAGIVGKNLGSKARDVLVHSETELEEILGGF, from the coding sequence ATGGCGAATAAATTAAAAAAGAAAACCCCTCCTCCTGCGCCAGATCCTGCCAAGCTGAAAGAAGATAAAGAAGCGAAGGTTACGGTTACAGAGGTGGTAAAAGATGAAAGAACAACAAAAATTGCCGGCGCGGTCAGTTTGCTGGTAGCTATATTCCTGTTTATTGCTTTCACGTCTTATATATTCACATGGAAAGAAGACCAGGATATGGCCCGTCTTGGCGTTGGTATTTTTACAGCAGATGATGTAAAAGTAACTAACCTGCTGGGCGCACTTGGTGCATACATCTCGCACACGTTTATTGCCAATGGCTTTGGCCTGGCCAGTTATCTTTTTTGTACTTTTTTCTTTGTGCTGGGTGTAAACCTCCTGTTCGGTAAAAAAGTATACAGCCTTGCACGCAACCTTCGTTATTTAATACTTGGTTTACTGGTAATAAGTGTGGCGCTTGCATTTCCCACAAAAGGCGCAGAGTTTTCCTGGGGCGGCGCAACGGGTGAAATGATGAGCGACTGGCTGGTAAAAGTTACCGGCAAGGTGGGCACCACGCTTATTCTTGCACTGGCTGTTTTGAGTTATGTGATCTGGCGTTTTAACCCGGTATTTAAAATGCCGCAACGTAAACCCAGGACCATGAAAGCTGCACCACCGCCACCTGCAGAAACCGATGAAGCCGAAGCAGAAGAAATGTTGCCGGTTTATCCTTTTGCAAAAGGAGATCCGGGAGTTTTGGAAACCGGTGATGCCGTTGAAGACAATAACAACAAACTAAAGAATGGTGGTAAGAATATCTCAGTGATAATGCCTAAACAGCAGGCAGTAAACGAAGACCCGATGATTGCCTTCGAGGTAAATGAAAAGGAGATTGCTGAAGATGCGGGTCTTGTAACGGCTATTCCACCTAAAGAGATCAATGATCTGTATGCTGCCGGGTTAATGAAAGAACCTCTTGCCGATGAAGAAGAACCCGCAACCGGAGAACCAGTTGCCGAGCCTGTAACAGTAAAAACACCACGGAAAAATGCTACCCCGCAAGATATGGAACTGGAGATAAAGCAAACGGTTGATGACGAAATTGTTGATACAGAGGCGGAAGCTGATATGGAGGATAATGATGATGCATTTGACAGCGAAGCGGTTGATGATGCCGGTAAAGCAAATGAAGAAGACGAGAAGGTTTATCCCTTTACCAATTTCAAAATACCGGATGGTGATTATGAACCTACACTGGAATTGCGCGATTATAAATTTCCGGCGCTCGATCTGCTGGAAGCACATGGCAGCGAAAAAATTGTACATGACCCGGCTGAACTGGAGGCGAATAAAAACCAGATTATTGCCACACTAAAAAACTACGACATCGCTATTCAGCGTATTGCTGCCACAGTAGGCCCTACAGTTACATTGTACGAGATTGTACCTGCACCTGGTGTGCGCATCAGCCGGATAAAAAACCTGGAAGATGATATTGCACTGAGCCTTGCAGCACTGGGCATTCGTATTATAGCGCCTATACCTGGTAAAGGTACTATTGGTATAGAAGTGCCAAATGTGCGTAAGACAGTAGTAAGCATGAAAACTCTGCTGGCTTCCGACAAATTTCAGCACAACAGTTTTGCGTTGCCGATAGCCATTGGTAAAAAGATCGACAATGAAAATTTTATTGTAGACCTTGCCAGCATGCCGCACCTGCTTATGGCGGGTGCAACCGGGCAGGGTAAGTCTGTTGGTATAAACGCATTGCTTGTATCGCTGCTGTACAAAAAACACCCGTCGCAGCTCAAGTTTGTACTGGTTGATCCCAAGAAAGTGGAGCTGAGTATCTACCGTGTAATTGAAAAACATTTCCTGGCCAAACTGCCCGGCGAGGAAGAATCTATTATTACTGATACAAAGAAAGTAGTGTATACACTCAATGCGCTTTGTATAGAAATGGATAACCGTTACGACTTGCTGAAAGAAGCCGGTTGCCGCAATATAAAGGAATACAATGAAAAATTTGTAAAGCGAAAACTTAACCCGCAGAAAGGTCACCAGTTTTTACCCTTTATCGTGTTGGTGGTAGATGAGTTTGCTGACCTCATCATGACTGCTGGCAAAGAAGTGGAAATGCCTATTGCACGCCTTGCGCAGCTTGCCCGTGCCGTGGGTATACACCTTATTATAGCCACGCAAAGACCTTCTGTAAATATTATTACCGGTACCATCAAGGCCAACTTCCCGGCACGTATTGCTTTTAAAGTTTCATCCAAGATAGACAGCCGTACAATTCTCGATGCCGGCGGTGCAGAGCAACTGATTGGTAAAGGAGATATGCTCGTAAGCTACAATGGCGAGATAACGCGTTTGCAATGCGCTTTTGTAGATACACCCGAAGTAGACCGCGTGGTCGATTTTATCGGCGACCAGCGTGGCTACCCGCAGGCATTCCTGTTGCCGGAGTATGTGGATGAAAAAGAGATGGAAGGCAAAGATTTCGATGTTGCCGACCGCGATCCGCTGTTTGAAGATGCGGCAAGGCTAATCGTTCAAAACCAAATGGGCAGTACCTCTCTTATACAACGCCGCATGAAGCTTGGTTACAACCGTGCAGGCCGCTTAATGGATCAACTGGAAGCAGCGGGTATTGTTGGTAAAAATCTTGGCAGCAAAGCAAGGGATGTTTTGGTACATAGCGAAACAGAACTTGAGGAAATACTTGGTGGTTTCTAA